The following proteins are encoded in a genomic region of Coffea eugenioides isolate CCC68of chromosome 6, Ceug_1.0, whole genome shotgun sequence:
- the LOC113776176 gene encoding uncharacterized protein LOC113776176: protein MPRSSRTGNLVFDPEVEKTARRTRKETRQLREEHSSATSQRPEPEVEPTDSFGDTSSDSEQEEIPMANTQTLRELAAPNLTQQPLCITFPRLSENAAFELKPGLIHLLPVFHGLPGEEPHKHMQEFDVVCSSMKPSGVTDEQIKLRAFPFSLKDSAKDWLYCLPAGIITTWPEMQKKFFEKYFPASRAASLRKEICGIKQFHGESLYEYWERFTRLRTRCPHHQISDQLLIQYFYEGLLMNDRNIIDAASGGALVNKTTQEAWDLIERMAENCQQFGTRADVPTRKVNEVSSSSIEQQLSELTSFVRQIAVGNAQQAKVCGICTNIGHTTDSCPQLHEEGIEQANMAGNMPMPRRQYDPYSNSYNPGWRDHPNLSYGGNKQQNFIPNRQQGFQQQYQTRNQPSSTSGMSLEDMVKTIASNTMKFQQDTEANNQEMKARMQNLENQMSQLASIVNRLDSQGKGKLPSQPEVNPKNVSAMTLRSGKEVEGPAPVAPKDKNEDRIEKELEEEGTPGTNEEVLRNPVGPVKPNPPPFPSRLERPKKQDKEKEILEMFRKVEINIPLLDAIKQVPRYAKFLKDLCINRKKLRGDERIIVGENVSAVLQRKLPPKCGDPGMFTIPCKIGNTSIRNAMLDLGASINVMPKAIYASLNLGPLKETGIIIQLADRTNAYPDGVIEDVLVQVNNLVFPADFYILDMGDERSPNPSPILLGRPFLSTARTKIDVSKGTLTMEFDGEIVHFSIFEAMKYPCHSNAVFAVSIIDPLVQEVFEINGRDELEVAITKHLDLEAACEMELDINLQRMVGALHSLGQSPLRYDVAPIFVPEPHLKLLPSIVQAPEVELKPLPEHLKYAFLGEKETLPVIISSKLSPTEGA, encoded by the coding sequence gacaagaaaagagaccagACAACTCCGAGAGGAGCACTCCAGTGCTACATCTCAGAGACCTGAGCCAGAAGTTGAACCAACAGATTCATTTGGGGACACTTCGAGTGACTCAGAGCAAGAAGAAATCCCCATGGCTAACACACagacattaagggagttggctgctccaaaCTTGACCCAACAACCTCTTTGCATAACTTTTCCTCGCCTTAGTGAGAATGCAGCTTTTGAATTAAAACCTGGTTTAATACATTTGTTGCCTGTTTTTCATGGTCTGCCAGGAGAGGAACCCCACAAACAcatgcaggaatttgatgtggtgTGTTCGAGTATGAAACCTTCGGGAGTAACTGatgaacaaattaaattaagggccttccctttctctctcaaggatTCGGCAAAGGACTGGTTATACTGTCTACCTGCAGGCATTATCACCACGTGGCCAGAGATGcagaaaaaattttttgaaaaatatttcccTGCATCCAGAGCTGCTAGTTTGCGAAAAGAAATATGTGGCATCAAGCAATTTCACGGAGAATCCTTATACGAATATTGGGAGAGGTTCACCAGGCTGCGTACCCGATGCCCGCATCACCAAATAAGTGATCAACTGCTGATTCAGTACTTCTACGAGGGATTACTGATGAACGATAGAAATATCATTGATGCAGCAAGTGGTGGTGCACTGGTGAATAAGACTACCCAGGAGGCATGGGACTTAATCGAGCGAATGGCAGAGAATTGCCAGCAGTTTGGTACGAGAGCAGATGTTCCTACGAGAAAGGTCAATGAGGTAAGTTCATCTTCCATTGAACAGCAGTTATCGGAATTAACCTCATTTGTTCGACAGATAGCTGTAGGAAATGCACAGCAGGCCAAAGTGTGTGGGATTTGCACGAATATTGGTCATACCACTGACTCGTGCCCACAGTTACATGAAGAGGGAATTGAGCAAGCAAATATGGCTGGTAACATGCCCATGCCACGTAGACAGTATGACCCCTATTCCAACTCATACAATCCGGGTTGGAGGGATCATCCAAATCTAAGCTATGGGggaaataagcaacaaaatttcaTCCCCAATAGACAGCAGGGCTTCCAGCAACAATATCAAACAAGGAATCAACCCTCCTCTACCTCAGGTATGTCCCTAGAAGACATGGTTAAAACCATAGCCTCTAATACTATGAAATTTCAACAGGACACTGAGGCCAACAATCAAGAGATGAAAGCACGTatgcaaaatttggaaaatcagATGAGTCAATTAGCCTCAATTGTCAACCGACTAGACTCCCAGGGGAAGGGAAAACTTCCATCCCAACCTGAGGTGAATCCCAAgaatgtaagtgcaatgaccCTCAGGAGTGGGAAAGAGGTTGAAGGTCCAGCACCAGTGGCTCCGAAGGACAAGAATGAGGACCGTATTGAGAAGGAGCTTGAGGAAGAAGGAACTCCTGGCACAAATGAAGAGGTACTACGTAACCCAGTGGGTCCAGTTAAGCCTAACCCACCaccttttcctagcaggttggaaAGGCCTAAAAAGCAagacaaggaaaaggaaattttggagATGTTTAGGAAGGTGGAGATAAATATCCCCTTACTTGACGCAATTAAGCAAGTACCCCGGTATGCCAAATTTTTGAAGGACCTATGCATCAATAGGAAGAAATTGAGGGGAGATGAAAGGATAATCGTGGGAGAGAACGTATCTGCAGTGCTTCAAAGAAAACTTCCACCAAAGTGCGGAGACCCGGGTATGTTCACTATTCCTTGTAAAATAGGGAACACTAGCATTAGGAATGCCATGTTAGACTTAGGAGCCTCTATAAATGTGATGCCCAAGGCTATATATGCTTCTCTGAATTTGGGCCCCTTAAAAGAAACTGGCAttataattcaattggctgataGGACTAATGCTTATCCTGATGGGGTGATAGAAGATGTGTTAGTACAAGTGAACAATTTAGTGTTCCCTGCTGATTTTTATATTCTTGATATGGGTGATGAACGTTCTCCAAATCCATCACCAATTTTGTTGGGGAGGCCCTTCTTGAGCACGGCTcgtacaaaaattgatgttagtaaggGCACCCTaacgatggaatttgatggagaaatagttCATTTCAGTATATTTGAGGCCATGAAATATCCGTGTCATTCTAATGCTGTTTTTGCTGTGAGTATAATTGACCCTTTGGTGCAAGAAGTATTTGAGATTAATGGCAGGGATGAATTGGAGGTAGCAATCACCAAACATTTGGATCTGGAAGCAGCCTGCGAAATGGAGTTAGACATCAATTTGCAAAGAATGGTTGGAGCCTTGCATTCACTAGGCCAAAGTCCTCTAAGGTATGATGTTGCTCCTATATTTGTGCCTGAACCACACCTAAAGCTATTACCTTCTATCGTGCAGGCACCTGAAGTGGAGTTGAAACCCCTGCCCGAGCATTTAAAGTATGCCTTTCTAGGTGAAAAAGAGACGTTACCagtgataatctcatccaaattaTCACCCACGGAGGGAGCATAA